A segment of the Bos taurus isolate L1 Dominette 01449 registration number 42190680 breed Hereford chromosome 19, ARS-UCD2.0, whole genome shotgun sequence genome:
AGCCATGGTAGGCCGGGGCGTAGATGGCCCCCAGGACTCACCCCTCAGAGAAGCCCCACCTGAGGATGTTGGGACCTTTTCCTTCTGGTGATGACAGAAGCCACGTCTCCCAGGGCCTCAGCAGCAGCCTGGGGCTCCCTGGTTAACTGCTAAGCCACGAAGCCCTAACCACTCTCACCCTGGACCTCAGTGGACGAAGTCCTTCTGTTTCCTGAACCAGAGCTCACCCCACATCACCCGTTGTCCCAGCCTGGTCAGAGTAGGACCTGGCCCAGGTCACGAGCAGCCCCAGGACGGCCTTCTGCCTTAGGCTGCGCAGAGGCCAGACAGACTGGCTCTGCTCAGCCTCACCTGATGACCACACTGTCAGGTTTCCGGGCCAGGCGGTCTACTTCTTCCATCGAGATCTGGTCAATCTTGTTATAGACCTAGGGTTGGAAAGGCAGAGagtgctggggaggggaggagcaaTGCTGTGCGGGACCagatcccacctgctgcctcggggatggggagggatgcaGCAGAAGGGGCCTGAAGTCCGGCCCCCAGAGACCAGGATGCACTCTGGGGGTCAAGCTGGATGTGCCTGCATGACTCAGCAGCCCCTGGGGTGAGGCTCTTGGCCGGGTCAGCTGGGGCAGGGGTTCCTCCTCCCACAGGGCCCGGCGCCACTTACATACAAGCATGGCATGTACACGCGGTTGCCCACAATCACGTCTATGAACTCGTCTGGGGAGCAGTCTTCTCGGAAGAGCACCTCAGCGTTGAAGATTTCTGAGGGACTCAGGTTAAGGATGACCTGTGCACCAGCAGccccttgccccccacccccaccagaagGGCCCCAAACAGGTGGTCTGCATCACccatccctgccccctccccctgcccttctGGTGAGGATGCTGTACTCATGCAGGATTAACTGCACCAGCTTCTCTGAGCACTGAGTCAGCGTGACTGTGGAGTTGAAGGAGATGCCGCCTCCTTTCTTGGGCTGGGGGAGAAAGAAGGAGGCACCACTGATGGAGGGGCAGCTGCAGCCCTGCTCTACCCCATGTGCTGGCAGCCTAGCCCCCAGCTCGCGCCCAGGTGACAGGTGATGGGCCTCACCTTAAAGTAGATGTTGGGCTTGTGCTTGTTGAGGCGGATGCCCACCGACTCCAGCTCCTTCTCCAGCAGAGACCTGGTGGAGCCCCACGGCCTTCACAAGGGTCCCGGGCAGGCTGCACTGCCTCCATATCACAGTCAGCCCCCCACCCCATACCTGGACAAAGACCAGCCCTCTCCCCCACACCACCAGATCCCGAACATCGCTTCCAGCCACCAGAGATAACAAGGAAGAGCCCCGGACACTCTGGTCAGCCCAAAGGGAGACGGGCTGGTGTGCCCTCAGCCGCAGGTCAGGGTGTGAACGAGGCTCTGCTGCTTGGGGCTGGGCTCCTAGTGGGCTCTGGGCAGTACTCGGCGCACCCAGGCCGGCACGGCACAGCCCGTGCCTCCACACACAAGCCTCCTGGGGAGGCCGCCCACACTGGGTGCAGCTGTGGACCACCCTGCCCCTGCTCTCATGTGTAACCGGGCCAAGTGCCCTGGACCACCCACCAGGAATTCAGGGACACAAGAGCTGCAGCCAGTGTCCCGCCACccaccccagggcttccctgggcatGCCAGCCTACCCCGCCCCACCGCAGACCTTTGAACCTCGCCCTTGGTGGCGTCCAGCATCATGATGACGACATCAGCTGTGCGGGCCACAGCGATCACCTGCCGGCCACGGCCTTTCCCTGGTCAGAAAGGTGGGTGCTGGTTACAGTGACAAGCGCAGGGCTGTGGGACCcctagcacagggagcccagactCCTCCCCTTATAGACCCGCATGGATTCTGCCACCTGTCATCCTGGAGCAGGCATGTCTCTTAACCCCTGTCCTACTCATAGAGATGTCAGTTTTAGGAGGAAGCTGACATCAGCACCTAGGGAGGAGTAGCGCTCCCCACTGTGCCCCCACCAAGGCCTGAGCCTCCACCCCCACTGCCCACTCCTGCCCCCACCTTGTGCTGCGCCTTCGATGATTCCAGGGAGGTCCAGGAGCTGGATGTTGGCGCCTTTGTACTAGGAAGCAGGAGAGGAGTGAGGTGGAGCGGGCGGGCTGGGAAGGGCCCAGCTGAACCTGGCTTGGCCCCAGGGCCAGGTCTGAGCCTTGTCCCACCCCAGCCAGCCCAGCGCAGACCATGCCCTGAGAGTGGGGAGGCCTCCGGGAGGGGCCCACAGTAGTCACTGCTGGTGCTGACAGTGCTTCAAAGAAACCACCTCAATCGGTAGGTGGGAGGTCCAAGGCCACAGGACCCTGCTGCCCAGAGCTCCAGAGCTTCATGGAGAACAGGACCTGGCTGGCCAGCCTCAGGGAACCAGGGAGGGCTTCATACTGGCAGATCCTTGGAACCAGCCTGGACTGCAGGATGGGCCAGGCGTCTCTGGGGTCCCGGCAGCCCCAGTCCCCAGAGGTGTCCATGCTTGAGGCCAGGGCAGCTCAGCCAAGAGTCTCCCCCATGCGACCCCCTCCCATACACAAGCTCACCCTCCCTCCCGGGGCCCAGCAAACCCCAACTTACTTCAATGACCCCAGGGATGCAGGTCAGGGTTGTGAATTCATAGGATGCAGCCTCGCTGGCGGTGGAGGTCATCAGACTTAAGAAGGTGGACTAGGAGAGAGAAGGCCATTGCAGCGGCAGTCGTGCCCTGCCTcctggagaagcccacacactgggCCCCCCCTCCCTGCCAATTACCCTGGCTGGGGTGTGATGACAACAGCTGGAAAAGTCACCTCGGGCCTTGCCCAGAGGGGGCTGGACATCAGAAGGCCCTTTCGTGCCCAAGGCCTCAAGCCCGTCTGGAGTGAGGGACACAGGGACCTGGTTCCTAAGAGGGTTCCCGGTCTGTATCAGGGCCCATCCCCAGCTCCACAGAACCCCCAGACCCTCCTGGGCCTGGCAGACTTGAACTGGGTGACGGCACAAAGCTGCTACTCCAGTGAGGGCAAGGGAATAGGGATCCTCCAGCCTGAGACAGCTGACTGTGAGGGAGGGTGCGTGGGAAAGGGTCTGGATGGACCCTGCAGCCAGTCCATCTGTGGACTGAGAGACCCGGCCTTCAGTCATCTGTGCTGGAGGACCCTGGACCTCCTCCTGATCCCAACCTCATGAAGGAGGTGATAAAACAGGGAGCACGGTGACCCTAGTGATGGATGCTATGGCCCAGAGGCCAGCAAAGCAGTGGGCAGTGCCAAGAGCGCAACCTGGCCTGGCAACCCCATCCTAGTCAGCAGGAAGCCAGGCACAGCTCACTCACACACCCTCAGGCTTGTGAAAGAATCACTGTCACACACTCTCCACACAGGGCGCCTCTTAGaaacttcaggaaagataaaaaCCTGGTGGTGCAGACAGGTGTGGGCAGACAGGCAGCCCTGAGAGTCACAGTTGCCAGAGGCCAACCTGGGGGACATCCCTGAACCTGTCTGACCCCTGCAATGGGCGGTCTGGGCCCTCCTGTGCTCAGGGCCCTGATTCCCAATAGGACCCAGACCCCAAGAGCATAGCCCCTGGTCACTAGAGTGGCTCCTTCCAGCCTGGGCTCCTCATCCGGGAGAATGCCTTGCAGACTGGAAAGTAAGATTGAGGGAAAAGGGTAAGATGAATGAGTCCCCAGCAATGTTCAAGGAGTTGGAGCCTGGCTGTGCTTACTAACCACTTGCCTGGGGGCAGCTGGGCACCGAGGTCACACCTGGCCAGTTCAGGGCCTCACTGCCACCCACTCTCCCCctcctgccactgctgctgcGCCCCGGGCTCCACCTGGGCCTGTGAGCCTACTCTTCTTTCCGCCTCAAGGTCCACTCCTCAGGGCTCAAACACCTGCTCACAGAGCAGGCGCCCCGGCTCCCGAACCTGCCCTTCCGGCTTTCCTGCCCCCCATTTCCCAGCTAGGGGGCTCTGAGGGAGCAGGGACAGAGTGTGCCTGGCATGTGGTGCACGCTCAGTAAACGAGACCGAGGCCAGCAGAGGCTCTCTGACTGGGAGGTGACAACACCCCTGTGGGGCTGACAAAGGGGTGCAGACTGACTCTGGAGAGGCTGGCTCTCCTCCGTCTGTGGAGTCGACTCAGAGGCAGGGAAGAGGTGCATCCAGGTGGGAAAGGAGACAAGCCGCCTTCCTCCTGAGGCCCACGCTGCCCATCACTGACCTTACCCACAGAGGGAAATCCGATCAGTGCCACACGGGCATCGCCTGACTTCATGACATCAAAGCCCTCTCCTTTGGAGGAGGACGATTTGGACGGCTCCAGGAGCTGGGCCCGATACTTGGCAAGTTTCGCCTTCAGCAGACCAAGGTGGTACTCGGTGGCTAGAAGACACAGCACAAGATGGGTAAGTGTCCAGGGCGGGCTGGGAGGGACCCATATGCTCTGAATGCTGGCCAGGAGGCCCCAGAGCCAGGTAGCAATCGTTGTCAAGGAGATCAGAGGAGAAGAAGACCACCACTCAGTTAAAATGCCCTTGgcttttcacttcacttaggaCAAAAGCTCCTTACTGAGACCTGGAGACCCACTATCAGGGGTTCTCAGCCCGAGCGGTACCACTCCTGGGGGCATTCTGGGGGTGTTTTCTGCTGTCGCTGGGATGATGAAGTCCTTCAGTATTCATCAGGCAGCGGCCGAGGAAGCCAGCTGCCCTACAAGGTGTGAGTCAGTGCAGCAGAGCCAAGAACTGTGAGGTGACTTCCCAAGCTTAGAGACCGGGCCCAAACCCAGGTCCGCCAGACTCAAGTCAGGACCGCCTCCACCCACCTAACGGCTCCAGGCTGCTGGCGAGGATGTACCTGTTAGGTCTCCTCCTGGACGGCCCCCCACTAAAGGGCAGAGCGCCAACTCCCCAGGCCCAGCCgccaggagacccgggttcgaaccTCGACCCTGCCTATCCAGGTCGGACGCTGCTCCGAGAGCTGAGGTTCTCCACTCGGCCCTGTGGTCCGGCCCTGATCCCGCCCGGCCCCGACGGCTCCTGCCCGCCGCCCGCAGCCGTGGCGGGAGACGCCCCGCGGGGCCGGCCCTCACCCTTATTCTTCTGCGTGCGAGCGATCTCTTTCTCGATCTCGGAGATCTTCTCCAAGATTCCCATGGCGGCAGCTGAACCGAGCGCACCGGCCGGAGAGACGGCAGCAGACCCCTGAACTCTGGAACCGTCGGCTGCGGCCGACCAGCGTGCGCCGGAAGCCCACGGAGAACAGCGTCCCCGTTCGCCTGGCGCTCGGGGATTCAGAGTCCGGGCGGGAGACGTCGAGGGGAGCGACATTAGTTCCGCCGCTGGGTGGGCGGAGGCTGGGGAAGCGCGATGGGCTGGACCGGGGCGGGGCCCGGCTGGCGGGGCGGGGCCAGGCGAAAGAGGGCAGGAATGGGGCGTGGGAGGTAGAGCGGGACCCTCAGTTGATGGACTCCGCATTGCGGGTCCCAAGCTCAGCCGGCTTTGCTGGTGTAAAGAAAAGGCGCCGAGCTGAAAGCTTCGTGGCTTCTTTTGCGTTGAGGTTAAACGTCTGTCCCCAACTTCGCCTTCCTACCTGCCAATCAGATGCCTCCTCATAGGATGCAGTCGAGACAGCATCTCCTAAGTGCAATCCTTACCTGAAACTGCTGTATCTGAGTTTAGACttgaggaaacatcagacaaactaGAAAGTGGTACTTTTTATA
Coding sequences within it:
- the DRG2 gene encoding developmentally-regulated GTP-binding protein 2, translating into MGILEKISEIEKEIARTQKNKATEYHLGLLKAKLAKYRAQLLEPSKSSSSKGEGFDVMKSGDARVALIGFPSVGKSTFLSLMTSTASEAASYEFTTLTCIPGVIEYKGANIQLLDLPGIIEGAAQGKGRGRQVIAVARTADVVIMMLDATKGEVQRSLLEKELESVGIRLNKHKPNIYFKPKKGGGISFNSTVTLTQCSEKLVQLILHEYKIFNAEVLFREDCSPDEFIDVIVGNRVYMPCLYVYNKIDQISMEEVDRLARKPDSVVISCGMKLNLDYLLEMLWEYLALTCIYTKKRGQRPDFTDAIILRKGASVEHVCHRIHRSLASQFKYALVWGTSTKYSPQRVGLTHTMEHEDVIQIVKK